In a single window of the Rhizobium tropici CIAT 899 genome:
- a CDS encoding ABC transporter ATP-binding protein — MKLLEVENLEAFHGDLRALHGLSLSLDAGECVAVVGANGAGKTTLLRSIAGLVGRVEGRVTYDGKEITRRKVEDIARSGVALVPEGRALFPSLDVEENLKIGAFSGRPGHWNLESIFELFPLLEERRSQRPNTLSGGQQGLVAIGRALMSNPRVLLCDEISLGLAPVAVEAIYRSFEAISRYGTSIVLVEQDVHRARSFASRLYCLLEGRMTLHGNSADLTDEQLARAYFGLGEMMH, encoded by the coding sequence ATGAAGCTGCTTGAGGTCGAAAATCTGGAAGCGTTCCACGGCGATCTGCGCGCGCTGCACGGTCTGTCGCTGTCGTTGGACGCGGGCGAATGCGTCGCAGTCGTCGGGGCGAACGGCGCTGGCAAGACGACTTTGCTTCGCAGCATAGCCGGTCTTGTTGGCCGAGTTGAAGGTCGTGTGACCTATGACGGGAAGGAGATCACGCGTCGGAAGGTCGAGGACATCGCGCGTTCCGGCGTCGCTCTGGTGCCCGAGGGGCGCGCGCTCTTTCCGTCGCTGGATGTGGAGGAAAATCTCAAGATCGGCGCATTCTCCGGGCGACCCGGACACTGGAACCTCGAGTCCATTTTCGAGCTGTTTCCCTTGCTCGAAGAGCGGCGTTCACAGCGTCCGAACACGCTTTCCGGCGGGCAGCAGGGGCTGGTGGCAATCGGCCGCGCGCTCATGTCGAACCCCAGAGTTCTGCTCTGCGATGAAATATCGCTCGGGCTGGCCCCGGTGGCGGTGGAAGCAATCTACCGATCTTTCGAGGCGATCTCACGTTACGGGACTTCCATTGTCCTTGTCGAACAGGACGTACATCGTGCTCGATCGTTCGCTAGCCGACTTTATTGCCTACTCGAAGGGCGGATGACCCTTCATGGGAACAGTGCCGACCTGACCGACGAGCAGTTGGCGCGTGCCTATTTTGGTTTGGGGGAGATGATGCATTGA
- a CDS encoding ABC transporter ATP-binding protein, with translation MAASDVLLRISGLKKRYGSIVVADDIDLELPHRGCLGVIGPNGAGKSTLFHLLTGVVRQDSGSIVLDGNELSELSPHRRPSMGVVRAFQIPQCFENLTVNENVLLASYSAARLRGARARELATEALRRTGLSGVTDMHAGKLRLLDRKRLELAKALASNARLLLLDEIAGGLTDAETASLIELIQELKAMHSIIWIEHIPHALKAVADRVMVLNFGRKVMEGLPDDVMNSALVREIYMGIPADEAA, from the coding sequence ATGGCCGCGAGCGATGTGCTGCTGCGCATATCAGGTCTCAAGAAGCGCTACGGGTCGATTGTCGTCGCCGATGACATCGACTTGGAACTGCCGCATCGCGGCTGCCTGGGCGTGATCGGACCGAACGGAGCCGGAAAGAGTACATTGTTCCATCTGCTCACCGGGGTGGTCCGGCAGGACAGCGGCTCCATTGTGCTCGACGGCAACGAGCTGTCCGAGTTGTCTCCTCATCGACGCCCTTCAATGGGTGTCGTCAGGGCATTCCAAATACCGCAATGTTTCGAGAATCTGACGGTGAACGAGAACGTGCTCCTGGCGTCCTACTCCGCCGCCCGTTTGCGCGGCGCGCGCGCCCGGGAGCTGGCTACGGAAGCCCTTCGGCGGACCGGGCTTTCCGGAGTGACGGACATGCATGCGGGCAAGCTCCGCCTGCTCGACAGAAAGCGTCTGGAACTCGCGAAAGCCCTCGCCTCGAACGCTCGCCTCCTGCTGCTCGACGAAATAGCCGGCGGACTCACCGACGCCGAGACTGCGTCACTGATCGAGCTGATCCAGGAGCTGAAGGCCATGCACTCGATCATCTGGATCGAGCACATTCCGCACGCGCTCAAGGCCGTCGCGGACCGCGTCATGGTTCTCAATTTCGGACGAAAGGTCATGGAGGGCCTCCCTGACGATGTGATGAACAGCGCGCTCGTTCGCGAAATCTACATGGGAATACCCGCCGATGAAGCTGCTTGA
- a CDS encoding ABC transporter substrate-binding protein — protein sequence MPKHDKSDTQLTRRGALARIGGAIAAGAIAQFPAPLLARTETRSLKIGMLASISGLRSDFGAVDSWIVERVQKSVANGLDIGGTNYAVEIIVKDNQSDPNQTAVAARDLVLREKCDLILTDDGDNSSGAAAELADARGVPMISTLSPWEAWVFGRHGAPDKGFPFTFHYCIGAGDVFKLYTDMWNGMQTNKKVGTIYMDSAAARGFADRQHGLPVLLQKNGYTEVNTGFFQLNNDDFTNQIAELIGGDVGILSGSCYPNHFATFWNQAAQNGFQPEAVTVAGPFLFPSALEGLGDLGDGMSTEVLWNPALPYKSSMTGQSARELADEFEQDTGAQWTQPLGISHSLWEVGFAALRGASDPKDNKSIRDSIASLKVDTVVGPLDFAGSPVKNVAIQKLVGGQWRKTKDGKFPFELVIVNAGTSGVTPTAELVPLSKIRS from the coding sequence ATGCCGAAACACGACAAATCCGACACGCAGCTGACCAGAAGAGGCGCACTCGCCAGGATCGGTGGAGCGATTGCCGCAGGAGCTATCGCCCAATTTCCGGCTCCCCTCCTCGCCCGGACTGAAACGCGCTCCCTGAAGATCGGCATGCTGGCGAGCATATCTGGTCTGAGATCGGATTTCGGGGCCGTAGATTCATGGATTGTTGAACGCGTTCAAAAATCTGTGGCCAATGGCCTCGATATCGGCGGAACGAATTATGCCGTCGAGATCATCGTAAAGGATAACCAGTCCGACCCCAACCAGACGGCCGTGGCGGCGCGCGATCTCGTCCTGCGCGAGAAGTGCGACCTGATTCTTACCGACGACGGCGACAATTCTTCGGGCGCTGCAGCCGAACTCGCGGATGCCCGTGGCGTACCGATGATTTCGACTTTGTCGCCTTGGGAAGCCTGGGTGTTTGGGAGGCACGGCGCTCCAGACAAGGGCTTCCCCTTCACCTTCCACTATTGCATCGGCGCGGGTGACGTTTTCAAACTCTACACCGATATGTGGAACGGAATGCAGACCAACAAGAAGGTCGGAACGATCTACATGGACTCCGCCGCGGCGCGCGGATTCGCCGATCGTCAGCATGGCCTGCCGGTTCTCCTGCAGAAGAACGGCTACACCGAAGTCAACACAGGCTTCTTCCAGCTAAACAACGATGACTTCACCAATCAGATAGCCGAGTTGATCGGCGGCGACGTCGGCATTTTGTCTGGCAGCTGCTATCCCAATCACTTTGCAACCTTCTGGAACCAGGCTGCGCAGAACGGCTTCCAACCTGAGGCGGTAACCGTCGCAGGTCCGTTCCTCTTCCCCAGCGCGCTCGAGGGCCTCGGCGATCTCGGCGACGGCATGTCGACCGAGGTCCTTTGGAACCCCGCTCTCCCTTACAAGTCTTCGATGACCGGGCAGAGCGCGCGGGAACTGGCCGACGAGTTCGAACAGGACACGGGCGCGCAGTGGACGCAGCCGCTTGGCATCTCCCACTCGCTTTGGGAGGTTGGTTTCGCGGCCCTTAGAGGTGCGTCCGATCCCAAGGATAACAAATCGATCCGGGACTCCATCGCCTCGCTCAAAGTCGACACGGTCGTCGGCCCCTTGGATTTCGCGGGATCGCCCGTGAAGAACGTCGCGATCCAAAAACTCGTCGGCGGTCAATGGCGCAAGACCAAGGACGGCAAATTCCCCTTCGAGCTTGTCATCGTGAACGCCGGCACGAGTGGCGTGACGCCCACGGCCGAGTTGGTGCCGCTCTCGAAGATTCGGAGCTGA
- a CDS encoding TetR/AcrR family transcriptional regulator, with the protein MDAALDKSRKIGTRERNKNDKLRRIKSSALELFVSKGFDDTTTREIASAAGVGLGTVFVYAETKRDLLFLIVNDDLEDCVNRSIQACSTERSLFQNIMAILGIHYEYFSRLPVLSRQALREMYFYQSGKQAERFMRTRERLSGLLERLIEEASVARVIHSDESTQAIAQTIFAIYQVDLRRWLSTDDLNLDSAMEHLGHQLKVLMKGLSPRPEALA; encoded by the coding sequence TTGGACGCAGCGCTGGACAAGTCGCGGAAGATTGGCACCCGCGAGCGGAACAAGAACGACAAGCTGAGGAGGATCAAGTCCTCGGCTCTAGAACTTTTCGTGTCGAAAGGTTTCGACGACACGACGACCCGGGAGATCGCCAGCGCGGCGGGCGTCGGCCTGGGGACGGTGTTCGTCTACGCCGAAACCAAGCGCGACCTTCTCTTTCTCATCGTCAACGACGACCTCGAAGACTGCGTGAATCGATCGATCCAAGCATGCTCGACCGAGCGATCGCTATTTCAGAACATCATGGCGATCCTAGGCATCCACTACGAATACTTCTCGAGACTTCCAGTACTTTCCAGGCAGGCTCTCCGGGAAATGTATTTCTATCAGTCTGGCAAACAGGCCGAGCGTTTCATGAGGACCCGCGAACGGCTGAGCGGTCTGTTGGAACGCCTGATCGAAGAGGCAAGCGTCGCCCGCGTCATCCATTCCGACGAATCGACGCAAGCCATCGCACAAACGATCTTCGCGATCTACCAGGTCGACCTTCGCCGCTGGCTTTCTACGGACGACCTGAACCTTGACTCCGCCATGGAGCATCTCGGGCACCAACTCAAGGTCCTCATGAAGGGCCTCTCTCCCCGACCAGAAGCCCTGGCCTGA
- a CDS encoding ABC transporter ATP-binding protein: MPTIAARTTNQGTQPVLSVSNLSTSFLVDGEWRTVVKAISFDVMPGETVAIVGESGSGKSVTSLSIMRLLARASSRIEGEVRLNGRDLLTLPEAEMRKVRGKDVAMIFQEPMTSLNPIFTIGRQISEALTCHGNISKAEAKAETIRLLEKVRIPNASSRFDEYPHQFSGGMRQRVMIAMALASRPKLLIADEPTTALDVTIQGQILDLIKVLQEEEGMSVLFITHDMGVVAEISDRTIVMYRGEAVETGETDDIFHRGQHPYTRALLSAVPRLGSMKDQPQPLRFPVVDASTGERSEPKALTDTVDHRKTPVLEVKNLVTRFDLRGGLLARPTGAIHAVENVSFDLAQGETLSLVGESGCGKSTTGRSIMRLITPKSGEVRLDGYDVMKLDALELRRMRRSIQMIFQDPFASLNPRMTIGAAVAEPIIEHRLGTRAEAREKAADLLERVGLKADMMSRYPHEFSGGQRQRICIARALALDPKVIVADESVSALDVSIKAQVCNLLMDLQQSLNLSYLFISHDMAVVERVSHRVAVMYLGEIVEIGPRASVFENPQHPYTRKLMAAVPVPDPSRRGIRRNLAVDELKSPVRPVGYQPPARAYREVSKGHLVQMEEAA, from the coding sequence ATGCCGACCATTGCAGCTCGAACAACCAACCAAGGCACCCAGCCTGTTCTTTCGGTCTCCAATCTCTCCACCTCATTTCTCGTCGATGGCGAGTGGCGCACGGTCGTCAAGGCTATCTCTTTCGACGTCATGCCGGGTGAAACGGTCGCCATCGTCGGCGAAAGCGGTTCCGGCAAGAGCGTGACCTCGCTCTCGATCATGCGCCTGCTCGCCAGGGCCAGCAGCCGCATAGAGGGTGAAGTCAGACTCAACGGCCGAGATCTTCTGACTTTGCCGGAGGCCGAGATGCGCAAGGTGCGCGGCAAGGATGTCGCGATGATCTTCCAGGAGCCGATGACTTCTCTCAATCCGATCTTCACCATCGGCCGGCAGATTTCCGAGGCGCTGACCTGCCACGGCAATATTTCCAAGGCTGAAGCGAAGGCGGAAACGATCCGCCTCCTAGAAAAGGTGCGCATCCCCAACGCGTCCTCTCGCTTCGACGAATATCCGCACCAGTTTTCCGGCGGCATGCGCCAGCGCGTGATGATCGCCATGGCACTTGCCAGCCGCCCGAAACTGCTGATCGCCGACGAGCCGACGACCGCGCTCGATGTGACGATCCAGGGCCAGATCCTCGACCTCATCAAGGTGCTGCAGGAAGAGGAAGGCATGTCCGTCCTCTTCATCACCCACGATATGGGCGTCGTGGCCGAGATATCCGATCGCACCATCGTCATGTATCGTGGCGAGGCAGTCGAGACCGGCGAGACCGACGATATCTTCCATCGCGGCCAGCATCCCTATACTCGAGCCCTGCTGTCAGCCGTGCCGCGCTTGGGTTCGATGAAGGACCAGCCGCAGCCGCTGCGCTTCCCGGTCGTTGACGCAAGCACTGGCGAGCGCAGCGAGCCAAAGGCGCTCACAGACACCGTCGATCACCGCAAGACGCCGGTTCTCGAGGTTAAGAACCTCGTCACCCGCTTCGATCTTCGCGGTGGCCTGCTTGCCCGTCCGACAGGCGCTATCCACGCCGTCGAAAATGTCTCCTTCGATCTCGCTCAGGGGGAAACCCTGTCGCTGGTCGGAGAATCCGGCTGCGGCAAGTCGACGACGGGGCGCTCCATCATGCGCCTCATCACGCCGAAGTCCGGCGAAGTTCGTCTCGACGGCTATGATGTGATGAAGCTGGACGCGCTCGAACTGCGCCGGATGCGCCGCAGCATCCAGATGATCTTCCAGGACCCTTTCGCGAGCCTCAATCCGCGCATGACGATCGGCGCTGCTGTAGCGGAACCCATTATCGAGCATCGCCTGGGCACACGCGCCGAAGCCCGGGAAAAGGCCGCCGATCTTCTGGAACGTGTCGGATTGAAAGCGGATATGATGAGCCGCTATCCGCACGAATTCTCAGGCGGCCAGCGCCAGCGCATCTGCATCGCCCGCGCGCTCGCCCTTGATCCGAAAGTGATCGTTGCGGACGAAAGCGTCTCGGCGCTGGACGTATCGATCAAGGCGCAGGTCTGCAATCTGCTGATGGATCTGCAGCAGAGCCTCAACCTCTCCTATCTCTTCATCTCGCACGACATGGCCGTGGTCGAGCGCGTCAGCCACCGGGTCGCCGTCATGTATCTCGGCGAGATCGTCGAAATCGGACCGCGCGCGTCGGTGTTCGAAAATCCGCAGCATCCCTACACCAGGAAGCTGATGGCGGCCGTCCCGGTGCCGGATCCGTCCCGACGCGGCATCCGGCGCAACCTCGCCGTCGACGAGTTGAAGAGCCCGGTGCGCCCCGTCGGTTATCAGCCGCCAGCCCGCGCGTATCGCGAAGTCTCGAAAGGCCATCTGGTTCAAATGGAAGAGGCCGCCTGA
- a CDS encoding DUF1028 domain-containing protein, which translates to MTWSIVVREPETGNLAIAVATRFFAVGSIVPHIRGGIGAVATQAFASPLYGIDGLAMLAAGHAPGEIVEALSARDEGREQRQFHLIDSKGSNAAFTGAKCIDWAGHLVDDNVSVAGNMLAGPQVISETLATFKKTAGKPLAERLLEAMRAGEDAGGDKRGKQSAALVIHRDQDYAWLNIRIDDSADPLAELERLYAVAQERYLHVAETMPTRQNPSGMIDRREIDERIAALEAKRVAEGRPSASRATMAAPS; encoded by the coding sequence ATGACCTGGTCGATCGTTGTACGAGAGCCGGAAACCGGAAATCTTGCTATCGCCGTCGCCACCCGCTTCTTTGCCGTCGGCAGCATCGTGCCGCATATTCGCGGCGGCATCGGCGCGGTTGCGACGCAGGCCTTTGCCAGCCCGCTTTACGGTATCGACGGACTGGCCATGCTGGCAGCAGGTCATGCGCCTGGCGAAATCGTTGAGGCTTTGAGTGCTCGCGACGAAGGCCGCGAGCAGCGGCAGTTTCACCTGATCGACAGTAAGGGCAGCAACGCCGCCTTCACCGGCGCCAAGTGCATCGATTGGGCCGGTCATCTGGTGGACGACAACGTGTCGGTTGCCGGCAACATGCTGGCCGGGCCACAGGTGATTTCTGAAACGCTTGCGACCTTCAAGAAGACTGCCGGCAAACCACTCGCCGAACGGCTGCTCGAAGCCATGCGGGCGGGCGAAGATGCGGGCGGCGATAAGCGTGGCAAGCAATCGGCAGCACTCGTCATCCACCGCGACCAGGATTACGCCTGGCTGAACATCCGTATCGACGACAGTGCCGATCCGCTTGCCGAACTGGAGCGGCTCTATGCCGTCGCTCAGGAGCGTTATCTTCATGTCGCCGAGACCATGCCGACGCGCCAGAACCCCAGCGGCATGATCGACCGCCGCGAAATCGACGAGAGGATTGCCGCGCTTGAGGCCAAAAGGGTGGCCGAAGGCCGACCCTCGGCTTCCCGTGCGACGATGGCAGCTCCGTCGTGA
- a CDS encoding gamma-glutamyltransferase family protein has product MTAFTTRPEILGTFGVVTSTHWIASAVGMSILEKGGNAFDAAVATGFVLQIVEPHLCGPGGDMPAVLYSKKKDKIEVICAQAPAPAGATIEHYTREGLKLIPGDGLLATVIPGSFDGWMLMLRDYGRLTVRDVLEPAIHYAEKGHPVLPRVSATIAELADFYRKEWPTSYDTWLPGGAAPEPWSNFKNPILAETWKRVVAEAESRSDREAQIEAARDAYYRGFVAEAIDSYVSKTEVMDASGARHKGVLTADDMANWRATIEEPLTYDYHGWTVAKIGPWGQGPVFLQTLSLLKGFDLAGMDPAGADFVHTVTEAMKLAFADREVYYGDPNFTNVPLETLLSDAYADERRRLISSEASLALRPGKLPGFESQYDLTMAMLDAPEAKSGAVYEPTMSHLTEKRGDTVHIDVIDREGNMVSVTPSGGWLQSSPIIPGLGFCLNSRAQMFWLQPGLPSSLAPGKRPRTTLTPTMALHEGRPTLAFGTPGGDQQEQWQLSFFLRYVHHGLNLQEAIDKPLFHSTHFPSSFYPRTREPGGLTAEANFSADVLDTLRKKGHQLTVAPEWTVGRLTAARRDADGLLRAAATPRLMQAYAVGR; this is encoded by the coding sequence ATGACCGCATTCACCACCCGCCCCGAAATCCTCGGCACCTTCGGCGTCGTCACGTCGACGCACTGGATCGCATCCGCCGTCGGCATGAGCATTCTCGAGAAGGGCGGCAATGCCTTCGACGCTGCCGTTGCGACCGGCTTCGTGCTGCAGATCGTCGAGCCGCATCTCTGCGGGCCGGGCGGCGATATGCCGGCCGTCCTCTATTCGAAGAAGAAGGACAAGATCGAGGTCATCTGCGCCCAGGCGCCGGCACCGGCCGGCGCAACGATCGAACATTACACGCGCGAGGGGCTGAAGCTCATCCCCGGCGATGGCCTGCTCGCGACCGTCATTCCCGGCTCCTTCGACGGCTGGATGCTGATGCTGCGCGACTATGGCCGGCTGACCGTCCGCGACGTGCTGGAACCGGCGATCCACTATGCCGAAAAAGGCCATCCCGTCCTGCCGCGCGTTTCCGCAACTATTGCAGAACTTGCCGATTTCTATCGCAAGGAATGGCCGACCTCCTATGACACCTGGCTTCCCGGCGGTGCCGCCCCCGAACCCTGGTCCAACTTCAAGAACCCGATTCTTGCCGAAACCTGGAAGCGTGTCGTTGCCGAGGCGGAAAGCAGGAGCGATCGCGAAGCGCAGATCGAAGCCGCGCGCGATGCCTATTACCGCGGCTTCGTCGCTGAAGCGATCGACAGCTATGTCAGCAAGACCGAAGTCATGGATGCGAGCGGCGCCCGCCACAAGGGCGTGTTAACTGCGGATGACATGGCCAACTGGCGCGCCACCATCGAGGAGCCGCTGACCTATGACTATCACGGCTGGACGGTCGCCAAGATCGGTCCCTGGGGTCAAGGGCCTGTCTTCCTGCAGACGCTGTCGCTCCTCAAGGGTTTCGATCTGGCCGGCATGGACCCCGCCGGAGCCGACTTCGTCCACACCGTTACTGAGGCCATGAAGCTCGCCTTTGCCGATCGCGAGGTCTATTACGGCGACCCCAATTTCACGAATGTACCGCTCGAAACCCTGCTTTCGGATGCCTATGCTGATGAGCGCCGCCGGCTGATTTCGTCCGAGGCGTCGCTTGCCCTGCGCCCCGGCAAGCTGCCCGGCTTTGAAAGCCAGTACGATCTCACTATGGCGATGCTCGATGCGCCAGAAGCCAAGAGCGGCGCGGTCTACGAGCCGACAATGTCGCATCTCACCGAGAAGCGCGGCGATACCGTGCATATCGATGTCATCGACCGCGAAGGCAATATGGTGTCGGTGACACCATCGGGCGGGTGGCTGCAATCCTCGCCGATCATTCCCGGCCTCGGCTTCTGCCTCAATTCCCGCGCCCAGATGTTCTGGCTGCAACCCGGCCTGCCCTCTTCACTTGCACCGGGCAAACGGCCGCGCACGACGTTGACCCCGACGATGGCGCTGCATGAAGGACGCCCGACGCTCGCCTTCGGCACGCCTGGCGGCGATCAGCAGGAACAGTGGCAGCTCTCCTTCTTCCTGCGCTATGTCCATCACGGGCTGAACCTGCAGGAAGCGATCGACAAGCCGCTATTCCACAGCACGCATTTCCCGAGTTCCTTCTATCCGCGCACGCGCGAACCCGGCGGCCTGACGGCAGAGGCGAATTTCAGCGCCGACGTGCTGGATACGCTGCGCAAGAAGGGCCACCAGCTGACCGTCGCTCCGGAGTGGACCGTGGGACGCCTCACCGCAGCGCGGCGTGATGCGGACGGTCTCTTGCGCGCCGCAGCGACTCCGCGTTTGATGCAAGCCTACGCCGTTGGGAGGTAG
- a CDS encoding ABC transporter permease: protein MSTIVQTAAAAPSAKRAPNRAWRKLRANKGALVGLAIILFFTTIAALAPLLPIPDPVATSWSAIRKAPSAAHWLGTDDLGRDILSRMIWGARASLMAGVFSVAIAVAIGVPSGLISGYYGGWIDQIISRITEAFLAMPFLITAIALAAFLGPSLINAMIAIGLSATPVFVRLTRGQVLAVKTEDYVEGARSIGLTHFSIISRYILPNVFAPILVQATLTIATAIIAEASLSFLGLGQQPPAPSWGSMLNVAKNYLEQAPWMAMWPGAAIFLVVIGFNLLGDGLRDALDPREA from the coding sequence ATGAGCACGATCGTTCAGACGGCCGCAGCTGCTCCCTCTGCCAAGCGGGCGCCCAATCGGGCCTGGCGAAAGCTGAGGGCCAACAAGGGCGCGTTGGTCGGGCTTGCCATCATCCTCTTCTTTACAACGATTGCGGCACTTGCGCCGCTCCTGCCGATCCCGGATCCGGTCGCCACCAGCTGGTCGGCGATCCGCAAGGCGCCATCGGCCGCGCACTGGCTCGGCACCGACGATCTCGGCCGGGACATTCTCTCCCGCATGATCTGGGGCGCGCGAGCGTCCCTGATGGCCGGCGTCTTCTCGGTTGCCATCGCCGTTGCGATCGGCGTGCCTTCGGGCCTGATCTCGGGCTACTATGGCGGCTGGATCGATCAGATCATCTCGCGCATCACCGAGGCCTTCCTGGCGATGCCGTTCCTCATCACCGCCATTGCGCTTGCCGCCTTCCTCGGCCCGAGCCTTATCAATGCGATGATCGCGATCGGGCTTTCGGCAACGCCCGTTTTCGTACGGTTGACCCGCGGCCAGGTGCTGGCGGTCAAGACGGAGGATTATGTCGAGGGTGCCCGCTCGATCGGTCTCACCCATTTCAGCATCATCTCCCGCTATATCCTGCCGAACGTCTTCGCTCCGATCCTCGTGCAGGCAACGCTCACTATCGCGACCGCGATCATCGCCGAGGCCAGCCTCTCCTTCCTCGGCCTCGGCCAGCAGCCCCCTGCCCCGAGCTGGGGTTCGATGCTCAACGTCGCCAAGAATTATCTCGAACAGGCGCCCTGGATGGCCATGTGGCCGGGTGCCGCCATTTTTCTCGTCGTGATCGGCTTCAACCTCCTCGGCGACGGCCTGCGCGATGCGCTCGACCCGCGCGAAGCATGA
- a CDS encoding ABC transporter permease: MYSYIGKRLLVAIPTLLIISIFVFSLQKLLPGDPVLAMAGEERDPQVLELLREKYRLNDPVIYQYGYWLQGVAKGDLGVSLRTNQPVLTLVAEKLPVTIQLAVMSMIFAFAIGIPMGILAAVKKNTFIDFLANIVALCGLSVPNFWLGIMLILLVSVKLHWLPASGYQPFFEDPWRSIQTMLMPSFVLGNALAATLMRHTRSSMLSVLNSDYIRTARAKGLPETAVVLQHSFRNAILPVVTVSALLFGELLAGAVLTEQIFTIPGFGKLIVDAVFNRDYAVVQGVVLCTAVGFIAMNLIADILYVLLNPRMRAAL; the protein is encoded by the coding sequence ATGTATAGCTATATCGGAAAGAGGCTGCTCGTCGCCATCCCGACGCTGCTGATCATTTCGATCTTCGTCTTCTCGCTGCAGAAGCTGCTGCCGGGTGATCCGGTGCTTGCCATGGCCGGCGAGGAGCGCGATCCGCAGGTGCTGGAGCTGCTTCGCGAGAAATACCGGCTGAACGACCCGGTCATCTATCAATATGGCTATTGGCTGCAGGGTGTCGCCAAGGGCGATCTCGGCGTTTCGCTGCGCACCAACCAGCCGGTCCTGACGCTCGTTGCCGAAAAACTGCCGGTGACGATCCAGCTTGCCGTCATGTCGATGATCTTCGCTTTCGCGATCGGTATTCCGATGGGCATATTGGCGGCGGTGAAGAAGAACACCTTCATCGATTTCCTCGCCAATATCGTCGCCCTGTGCGGTCTGTCGGTGCCGAACTTCTGGCTCGGCATCATGCTGATCCTCTTGGTCTCGGTGAAACTCCACTGGTTGCCGGCTTCCGGATATCAACCGTTCTTCGAAGATCCCTGGCGCTCGATTCAGACGATGCTGATGCCGTCCTTCGTGCTCGGCAATGCGCTGGCGGCAACCTTGATGCGACATACTCGTTCCTCGATGCTGAGCGTGCTCAATAGCGATTATATCCGCACCGCCCGCGCCAAGGGCCTGCCGGAGACAGCAGTGGTCCTACAGCATAGTTTCCGCAACGCCATTCTGCCCGTCGTCACCGTCAGCGCCCTGCTCTTCGGTGAGCTTCTGGCCGGCGCTGTGCTCACCGAGCAGATATTCACCATCCCCGGCTTCGGCAAGCTGATTGTCGACGCGGTCTTCAACCGGGACTATGCGGTCGTCCAGGGTGTGGTGCTTTGCACAGCCGTCGGCTTTATCGCGATGAACCTCATTGCCGATATTCTCTACGTCCTCCTCAATCCGCGCATGAGGGCAGCCCTATGA